The nucleotide window TTCAGTACTGCTTTGAATGTCCAGTGTGAGCAACTTCGACCTGACTGACGGGATTCCATGTTCTATCATGTCGAGTAGTCCCATGAACTTGGGGCAGAAGAACTTGCCCTCTCAACTGAAACCATTCTGGGCACAAATACATAATCAACGCCCTGATCGACCAATCTGAGGACGTGACTGTTGTATATCTTGATCGGAACGCAGATCTCTGGAACGGAGACTCCGATCCCTCTGTCAATCGTCTTCTTGTCGGTCTTCTGCGTTGTAATTACCTCTATTCCCAGTTCTTCAAAGAGATGGACCCAGTACGGCCCGTAATAAATAATATAAGAGTGCTCCAGCTATTCCTATCCTCAACTTATCTCTTCCCCACCGACCCGTACCGACAGGGTGTGGCATTTGACCAATATCAAATATAGCCATCCGTTGTCGACTGGAACAACGCTGGCAATGTAAAAGCTTCTGATCAGGACCAGTCTCGGACAGCTCCTGTGTGCGATGGTTTAATCTCTCTTTAATTACATAGGGGATAAGCTTGGTTCATAACCAAACGAAGAAGGGAGGTTAAAGAAAATGAGAAAGCTACTATTCTTGATTGTCTTGCTCTCCGCGTTTTTCTTCTCTGGGTGCGTGGATCTTACTTTGCCAGAGGCTGACAGGGGAACGGTGAGAGTTGTTCTTACCGATGCGGTAATCCCTATCGAAGAGATTGACTCTCTTATCGTAAGGATTGAAAGCATAAAGCTCTATGGATCCGAGGAGGTTCCTCCAGATGAATACGAGCCTTTTGTGATTGTCGACGAGCCATTTGAAGTAGACATTCTTACTCTTGTGGGAGCGACTTTCGAACTGCCCGACACTACAGGAGTCGTCGGTGTATATAACCAGTTGCGGATAGAAGTGTCTGCGGCAACTATGACGGCCAATGAGATAGTCTATCCAGTAACCGTCAACTCTGGATCATTGAAGATCAACAATCTGGGTCTCGAGATTGACGAGGGTTCTGTGACTAATGTTGTTCTGGACTTTGACTTGTCGAAATCCCTGAAAATCAACGGCCGGTGGGAGGACATCGTCAGTGAGGCCGAGATCTCAGGCGAGAAGAAAAGCCACGAAGACAAGGTCCACATGACGCCTGTAATCCATGTGCGCCACGGAAGCCTTTTCGATGTAACGGGAGTTGCCTCTGCGGATCAGTTGCCTCTCCTTGCAGCGCTGTTTCCAGAAGTTGATGGCGAGGCGCTTATGACGTTTACCCATATAGACAATCCGATTTGGGAGGAAGGCGAGTTCAGATTCTGCAAGGTTGGTCCTGGAGAATATAGGCTGGAGTTCTTCGACAATTACATGGAGGAAGGTTTCTCGGTCGATGAAAGCGAATCCAGATATCAGTCCCTTTCAGTTACCGTTGTAGATAAAGACGTCGATCTTGGTACAATTGTCTTGGTTGAGAAATAGGTGCAGCATATAGTTAAGTCTCGGTCTGCCCTCAATGAGTTTGGGTTGATTAACTGGAAAGCACGAGGGGATTCATCCGTTCAACACTGTCGATGGTTTGCGGAAGTGAAGGTGGAACTCATATGAAGAGAATCATTTGTCTCGCCTACGCTATTGCTTTGGTGTTTTCAGCCGCACTTTCGGTTGGTACTGTGCTTGAAAGCGAGCAGTCTTTGCTTGGTTACCTGGTTGGGGGTGGGGACTTTGAGCTATCAGTCAGCATCACCTTAATTCAGAAGGTGCAGCGGATAGCTGCTGGTGAGATTCTCGCTATCTTTGTTCTTCCCGAAGGGTTGGTAAGGGTTGTGACCGACTCCAGAGTATTCACGCTCTCTTCAGACGGTGAGATTTCCGAAATAACGGAAGCTAGCGAGGCCGGCATTTTATCAGAAGTAAAGATAATTGACGCCTTCTCTCTTGTTTCTCTGCAGTCAAGGGAGGAGGTTCGCGGTATCTTTCTGGTACAGGAAGAGAACGGTCACTTCTGGCATGTAATAACTGAGACGATGTCCTACAGGTTAGCAAGCAGTTTTGCTTCAACGTTAAGCGTAACGGCAAATGAGAAGGCGCTTGAAGAGGCAAGCGAGAGACTGCAGAAGTCCCTGGTTGAGAAAGAGGATTTGACTCCTTCGGAAAAGCCTGGCAAGCCCGACGAACCGGGCAAACCCGATGATCCTGGCAGGCCCGATGATCCAGGTAAGCCCGACGATCCGGGCAAACCCGATGATCCCGGTCAGCCAGACACTCCTCCCGGCAAAGAAAACGGAAAGAATTGATGCTCGATGAAACTCTTGATAGTTGAAGATGAGAAAAGACTGCTCGATAATGTCGTCTCTTTTTTTGAGCGTTCCGGATTTCTTGTGGATGCCTCCCAGAATGCAGAAGAAGGACTGGATCTTGCCCTTGAGCGCAGCTATGATTGTATTGTCCTCGATGTTCTCCTGCCCGGCATGAACGGTTATGAATTCTGCCGCTTTCTGAGAGAAGAGATGAAGTCCGATGTCCCCATAATAATAATCACCGCACTGGGCGAAGTCGACAGCAGAATTGAAGGCCTTGAGATTGGAGCCGATGATTACGTTCCCAAACCGTTCGATCTGCGTGAGCTGGAAGCCAGAGTAAGGGCTCTTGTAAGACGAAATCAGCTGAAGATAGAATCGATAGTTCAGTACGGTCCTCTTCGTTACGATTCGAGAAAGGAAGTCTTCACCTGCTCCGAGGGAAGACTGGACTTGACCTCGAGAGAGGTTTCAATCTTCGCACTGCTCTTCCGAAACCCGGGAGCTGTCTTCTCCAGAGAAGAGATAACCGACAAGATCTGGGAAACAGGCTTTGAACCGCGCAGCAATATTGTTGATGTTTATATTAACTACATTAGAAGGAAACTTGAGTCGGCTGGGATGTATGACGTGATCGAAACGGTTCCGGGAAAGGGTTACAGATTCAGGGGTTTTGCAGATGACGGTTAGGGGAAAGATCTCACTCCTTTACCTCGCAACTTACGGCACCGTGGTGATTTCGCTAGGCCTTACGGTCTTTTTTGTCCTGAGGAATCTCGAATTTCGCAGGATAGATAATCTGCTCCTGTCATTTCATAACGATATAGTCAACACCTACAAATTCGCAGATCAAGAAAACAGACTTCTGAACCTTGCGGGAAATGAGGACTTTGGATTCGCCATATACATAGAAGATGAACCGGTAGCGAGTTTTCGGGCTGAACCGGAACTGTTCAAAAAAGCTGAAGGAATCGGCACAAAAGGAGACCATCGATATAGAGCGACTGTCGAGCTGATCGAAGGAACCGAAGAGAGATTCGTGACTTTTTACAATCTCGGAAAGTCCGAGGAGTATCTGAAGTTTGTTCTGGCAGCAGTGGTCTTTTCCTCGTTATCCATCTTGTTAGCCGTAAGCCTCATTGGAACAATATTCACGAGAAAACTGATAAGACCTTTTGAACAGGCCGGCAATCAAATGGAGCTGATCAGCAGAACGGGGCTGAAGGATGCCAGAATTTCGCTCAGAAAGAGTGGAGACGAAGTTTCAAAGCTTGAAAGTGAAATCAATAAGGCGCTGAGCAGAATCGAGCAGTTGATAAACGATGCGAAGCAGTTCTCTTCAAGAATCGCTCACGAATTGAGAACGCCCCTAGCAGTAATGAAATCGCATCTTCAGCTCTCTTTGACCGGCAGTTCCTCAAAAGAGAGTATGCGCGAAGCCTTGAGAGAAACTCTTGAGGAAGTGGAAAAGCTTATAAGACTCTCTGAAGAGTATCTGCTTCTGTCTCGCACAGAGATCACCGTACCAATTGAGCAGAGAGAGATAGATCTCTCCCGACTTGTACTGGAGACTACAGAGAAGATCATGATCCTTCATCCCGACAAGGAGATTGAAATACAGATCCTCCCCGATATAGTGATCAGTGCCTCCGGATACATGATCGAGCACGTAGTAATGAATCTTCTTGACAATGCCTGCAAGTATTCTACGGACGATTCTATAAAGATCAAACTGACCCGTGAAGAGGAATTCTCTCTGTTATCTGTTTCCAACAAGGGCAAAGCCGTCGATTTCATGAGCCTTGATGAATCCGTTAAGGGAGTGCAGGCTCAGGGATATGGTCTCGGCCTGAGAGTGGTCTTGTCAATTTTGCGTGCGCACAATCTTAGGCTCGATTACGAACATGAAGAGGGCATCAACAGATTCATGATCGAATTTCCCAGTGAG belongs to Mesotoga sp. Brook.08.105.5.1 and includes:
- a CDS encoding DUF4382 domain-containing protein; translation: MRKLLFLIVLLSAFFFSGCVDLTLPEADRGTVRVVLTDAVIPIEEIDSLIVRIESIKLYGSEEVPPDEYEPFVIVDEPFEVDILTLVGATFELPDTTGVVGVYNQLRIEVSAATMTANEIVYPVTVNSGSLKINNLGLEIDEGSVTNVVLDFDLSKSLKINGRWEDIVSEAEISGEKKSHEDKVHMTPVIHVRHGSLFDVTGVASADQLPLLAALFPEVDGEALMTFTHIDNPIWEEGEFRFCKVGPGEYRLEFFDNYMEEGFSVDESESRYQSLSVTVVDKDVDLGTIVLVEK
- a CDS encoding response regulator transcription factor; the protein is MKLLIVEDEKRLLDNVVSFFERSGFLVDASQNAEEGLDLALERSYDCIVLDVLLPGMNGYEFCRFLREEMKSDVPIIIITALGEVDSRIEGLEIGADDYVPKPFDLRELEARVRALVRRNQLKIESIVQYGPLRYDSRKEVFTCSEGRLDLTSREVSIFALLFRNPGAVFSREEITDKIWETGFEPRSNIVDVYINYIRRKLESAGMYDVIETVPGKGYRFRGFADDG
- a CDS encoding histidine kinase dimerization/phospho-acceptor domain-containing protein → MTVRGKISLLYLATYGTVVISLGLTVFFVLRNLEFRRIDNLLLSFHNDIVNTYKFADQENRLLNLAGNEDFGFAIYIEDEPVASFRAEPELFKKAEGIGTKGDHRYRATVELIEGTEERFVTFYNLGKSEEYLKFVLAAVVFSSLSILLAVSLIGTIFTRKLIRPFEQAGNQMELISRTGLKDARISLRKSGDEVSKLESEINKALSRIEQLINDAKQFSSRIAHELRTPLAVMKSHLQLSLTGSSSKESMREALRETLEEVEKLIRLSEEYLLLSRTEITVPIEQREIDLSRLVLETTEKIMILHPDKEIEIQILPDIVISASGYMIEHVVMNLLDNACKYSTDDSIKIKLTREEEFSLLSVSNKGKAVDFMSLDESVKGVQAQGYGLGLRVVLSILRAHNLRLDYEHEEGINRFMIEFPSEAYSR